AACCTGATGCCGTTCGTGATGCAGGTGGCGTCCGGACGGCTCCCGGAGCTCGCCGTGTTCGGCGACGACTACGACACCCCGGACGGGACGGCCGTCCGCGACTACATCCACGTGGTGGACCTCGCGCTCGGACATCTGGCCGCCCTCGACCGCCTCGACCAGCTCGAGGGATGCCACGCGATCAACCTCGGGACGGGGCGCGGCTACTCCGTCCTGGAGGTGGTGGCGGCGGCGTCGAAGGCGGTCGGTCGTCCGATCCCGTACCGGGTCGCGGCCCGGCGTGCGGGCGACGCGCCCGCCGTCTACGCCGATCCGTCCACGGCCGAGCGCGTCCTCGGGTGGAAGGCGGAGCGCGACCTCGACGAGATGTGCCGGGACCACTGGGGCTGGCAGCGGTCCAACCCGCAGGGGTACGCCGCTCAGTAGCCGAGCGAGACGTCCACCAGCCCGAGCAGCGGCTCGCCATCGCGGTCCCGACGGAGGTTCTCCCGGAGGCGCTCGGCGAGGAGCGGCAGCCCGATCTCCCAGTGGTTCGCGACGTGCGGGGTCACGAGCGCGTTCTCGAGTGACCAGAGCGGGTGGTCGTCGGGGAGCGGTTCCGGGTCGGTGACGTCGAGGGCGGCGCCGCCGATCGCCCCTTCGCGCAGGGCGGCCACGAGGTCGTCGGTGTGTACGTGACGTCCGCGCCCCAGGTTGATGAGCCAGGCGTCGGGCCGCATGCGCTCCATGAACGCCGCATCCACCGCCCGCTCGGTCTCCGGCGTGAGCGCCCACGCCACCACCACCCAGTCGGCGGTGCCTATCGCTCGGGGGAGGTCGCCCGGGCCGATGGTCACATCCACGCCCGGCATCGGCCGCAGGTGCTTGCGCACGACGGTCATCCTCACGCCGAGCGGAGCGAGCAGCCCGGTCAGCGCGCCGGTGATCCCGCCCCCGCCGAGCAGCAGCGCGTTCGTGCCGCTCAACGTGCGTCCCGGCTCGGGAGCCCAGCTCGAGCGCCGT
The DNA window shown above is from Actinomycetota bacterium and carries:
- the galE gene encoding UDP-glucose 4-epimerase GalE — its product is GAVGLRRLVFSSSATVYGEPATLPVLEDAPLRALNPYGRTKLVIEDILRDLCTSSPGWHVALLRYFNPVGAHPSGRIGEDPAGIPNNLMPFVMQVASGRLPELAVFGDDYDTPDGTAVRDYIHVVDLALGHLAALDRLDQLEGCHAINLGTGRGYSVLEVVAAASKAVGRPIPYRVAARRAGDAPAVYADPSTAERVLGWKAERDLDEMCRDHWGWQRSNPQGYAAQ
- a CDS encoding NAD(P)-dependent oxidoreductase; amino-acid sequence: MQKVSVGPKQPPELTNAVREAGADLVELEDAEVLVWFGGGASRLSEALDRAPRLRWVQLPLAGIESVVDVLRPELTWVCAKGVYGPVVAEHGLALMLAAARGIHRYARRSSWAPEPGRTLSGTNALLLGGGGITGALTGLLAPLGVRMTVVRKHLRPMPGVDVTIGPGDLPRAIGTADWVVVAWALTPETERAVDAAFMERMRPDAWLINLGRGRHVHTDDLVAALREGAIGGAALDVTDPEPLPDDHPLWSLENALVTPHVANHWEIGLPLLAERLRENLRRDRDGEPLLGLVDVSLGY